The following is a genomic window from Quadrisphaera sp. RL12-1S.
CGCCTACGACGCGACGCCCGAGCAGAGCGACGGCGCATGCTTCACCGCTGCGCCGGGGCTGGCGGGCACCGCAGCGGACGACCGGCGGCTGCTCGTCCACGCCCTCACCGCCGCGGGCCTGGTCAACTACCCCTGCGAGTGGTGGCATTGGTCTTACGGGGACCGCTACTGGGCGCTCGAGACCGGGGCGCCCGCGGCGCTGTACGGCCCGCGAGACCTCACGGCACGAGCACGAGCAGGAGCGGTCTGAGCTCCACGACCGGCAGACCCGCCAGCGCCGGCTGGAGGTGGGGGTCGTCGACGTGGCCGTCCAGCTCGAGTTGATGCGGCCGCTCGTCACCGCGACGGGCCAGCTGCACGAGGGTCCGGGCGAGTGCGCTGCGCAGCACCTCGACCCCGCTGCACCGGGCGGGGACGCCGACCGCTCGCACCTGCGGCACCACCGTCTCCGCCACTGCCTCCCAGCCTCTGGAGGAAGGGAAGACGAGCACGGTCGCCATCAACCGCCCTCGCCACCACACACCAGAGCTGAGCGCCCGGTCCACCTCAGCGGCCGTGGCGACCGCGACCTCGGCGAGCGCACGGCGCGGTGCCCCCGGGGGGACGGGCGACCACGGCGCGTGCACCCACAGGTACTGCTCGGCGAAGGCCTGTGCCAGGTGCTGGTCGCCGAGGCGCTCCAGGGATCCCGTCTCCAGCCCAGGAGGGGCGGCGGCTGCGAGGTCGTGCTGTTCGGCCCAGGCGAGGACTCCGGGGTCGTCGAGGTCGACCACCTGGCCGGGGCAGCGCTGCCTCACGCTGCCCCCTGCCGCGGCGAGGAAGCCCGTGGCCGCGGCGTCCCACGGGCGCAGCTTGCCCGTGAGCGGCAGCCCCTCGGAGCCCCCCGTCCGCACTGCAGCCAGGAGCCGCCTGCCGATCCCGCGACGACGCCAGGCGGGGTGCACGTCCACCGCGCACGAGAACCGGTCAGGGTGCACCCGGTTCCGTGCGGCCGTCGCCGCGCCCACGACCGCACCGTCGAGCTCGGCGACGGTGGTGCGCCGCCACCGCTCGCCGTCACGGGGCGGTCCGTGCAGCGCGTGGCACTGCGTGACCCAGAGGTGGTCAGCACCGGCGTCGAGCAGGCCCAGCACCCCCGGGGCGTCGGCCGGCTCCCAGGCGCGCAGCCTGAGCTCAGCCCCGTCGAGGTCCACGGGGTGATCCTCGCGCAGCCGCGGCGCAGGAGCAGGCCCGTCAGTCCCCTCGGGCAGACTCCGACCATGATCGACGAGCCAGAGGTGGGCGGCGCACCGGTCGACCGGCGCACGGGCCTGCGGCCGACGGCGCTCGCCGTGCTGCGCGCGGTCGACCGGGCGTGCACGTGGCGGTCGCGCCGCCTGAAGACCGCCCCGACCACGCGCGCCGTCGAGCAGCTGGGCTCCAGCGGGCTCACCGAGGACGAGGCTCGCGCGCTGCTGTGCGCACTGGGCCAGCCCTGGCGGACGCTGCACCCGCTGCTGGTCCACGGCGGCAACTGGGGGTCGGCGGAGGGGGACGAGCCCGCCGACGACGAGTTCACGCGCGTCGGCCTGTCGCCGCTGGGGCGCCTCGCCCTGGACGCAGCGGACTCCAGGTGCGCTCCGGTGCCGCTCGGGCTGGTGCTCGGTGACGTGCACCCTCGCCGCAGCCACGGCACCCCCGCCGCCGCCACTCCCACCACCGGCGTGCTGCGGCCCGGCTTCGGGCTGGGACCCGTGCTCGACGCCCTCGACGCCGTCCGCTCCGGAGTCCCCGGGCCGTCGCGGGTGCTGCCGGTCCCACCGTCGCCGGCACGAGCCGTCGTCGACGTCGACCTCTCGGCGATGCTCGCCGGTGAGCCGACGCGGGCGCGGCTGGGCTGCCGCTTCGACGTCGTCCCCGCTCCTGCCGTCCCACCTCCCCCACCCGGACCTCCACCGGAGGTCGTGGCCGCCGTGCGGGCCCGGGGACTGTCCTCGTTCGGGTGGGTGACGTACGGCAACCGCCAGCACGCCGGGCCGTCGCTGCTCATCACGGGCGCACCCACGGGCGTCGACATCGGGCTCCTCGAGGACCAGCTGCGCGAGGCCGCCCAGACCGGGCACCCACCAGTGCCCGTCGCGGACGTCGTGAACGAGAGCACCGACCGGGTCGGCGTCCGCGTGCTCGTCCACACCGACCACCCGACCGCCGACGTGGACGCCCTCCGCGCGTGGACCAGCACCCTGCCCGCCGCCACCGACGAGGTGACCTGGCACCTGCCCGGTGGTGCCGACGCCGAGCTGCGCCGCTGGCGAGACCCCACCGCGGACGACGACGGCCTGCGGCGGCTGGCGTCGCTGCGCGCCTGAGGGCGTCAGCGCACGCGCGCGGCGTGGTGACGGCGCTTGGCCGCGTACATCCGGTGGTCGGCCTCGCGGAGCAGGTCGTGGGCGTCCACCCTGCCGCCGGGCGGCACGTCGACGTCGCTGGACGACACGGCACCCACGCTCGCGGACACGCGGTCGAGCGCGCGCACGGCGTCGTCGTCCGTCCCCGAGGGACGCCGGGAGGTGGGCGACCGGTCCGCGCCGGCGGTGAACGGCGCCGAGAGGGCGCAGCGGAGCAGGTCGCGCAGGTCGGCCGCCGCGCGGGCGCCGGCGGCCCTGGGCCCGGCGTCGGTCACGAGGACCGCGAACTCGTCGCCACCGAGCCGTGCCACGACGTCTTCGGCCCGCACGGCGTGCCGCAGGCGCTGCGCCACCGCCACCAGCAGGGAGTCGCCCGCGGCGTGGCCGGAGGCGTCGTTGACGGCCTTGAAGCCGTCGAGGTCGCAGAACGCCACCAGCACCGAGCGCCCCGGCGCGTCGGCGTCGTCAGCGGCGGCGGCGTCGGCGGCGGCGTCGAGTGCGGACTGCAGCGCCCCGGTGAACGCCGTGCGGTTGGCCAGCCCGGTGAGCTGGTCGGTGTAGGCCAGGTGCGCCAGCGCGGCCGAGCGCTCCTGCAGCTGGCGGGCCAGCCGGGAGTTCTCCGCCACCACCAGCCCCTGGCGCAGCACCAGCGCCGTGGTGAGCAGCAGGGTGCCGCCCAGCTCCACCAGGCCCAGCTGGCGGTGGGTCGCTTCGAGGAGCACCGCGGGGACGGCGACCACCAGCGGCAGGTACGGCAGCGCGGCCAGCGGTCCACCGGCGCGCGGACGCTCCCGCGCCACCGGCACGCCGTCCTCGGCCACCGCGGCCCCCA
Proteins encoded in this region:
- a CDS encoding GNAT family N-acetyltransferase; amino-acid sequence: MDLDGAELRLRAWEPADAPGVLGLLDAGADHLWVTQCHALHGPPRDGERWRRTTVAELDGAVVGAATAARNRVHPDRFSCAVDVHPAWRRRGIGRRLLAAVRTGGSEGLPLTGKLRPWDAAATGFLAAAGGSVRQRCPGQVVDLDDPGVLAWAEQHDLAAAAPPGLETGSLERLGDQHLAQAFAEQYLWVHAPWSPVPPGAPRRALAEVAVATAAEVDRALSSGVWWRGRLMATVLVFPSSRGWEAVAETVVPQVRAVGVPARCSGVEVLRSALARTLVQLARRGDERPHQLELDGHVDDPHLQPALAGLPVVELRPLLLVLVP
- a CDS encoding GGDEF domain-containing protein, which translates into the protein MTDAQGPAPAGPPRPHRPGTRRRLLAVSGLGCASALVMAAVGPLRNALGVPGEQAQAVVDLLLLALAVAVLVLFAVRCVRIARAGGGRRATAPWVVFTAAMACYSTAQGRFAVVEVWGGGDPRQDPGTIACYIAAAVLAPLAVVLAVRAVHPPVPRVRTLLDGLLAGGGLFVLSWLAVLGPALGRGDVPLAAVVFTASTVVGAVVLVTAALTLAVRCRPSPSLALLAGGSVVMATCQVAYLLMVRSGTFAPGGWISVGYAVALVAFVGAAVAEDGVPVARERPRAGGPLAALPYLPLVVAVPAVLLEATHRQLGLVELGGTLLLTTALVLRQGLVVAENSRLARQLQERSAALAHLAYTDQLTGLANRTAFTGALQSALDAAADAAAADDADAPGRSVLVAFCDLDGFKAVNDASGHAAGDSLLVAVAQRLRHAVRAEDVVARLGGDEFAVLVTDAGPRAAGARAAADLRDLLRCALSAPFTAGADRSPTSRRPSGTDDDAVRALDRVSASVGAVSSSDVDVPPGGRVDAHDLLREADHRMYAAKRRHHAARVR